Proteins encoded by one window of Anaerolineales bacterium:
- a CDS encoding GAF domain-containing sensor histidine kinase, which produces MGASFGDHAQGQDLRGQDLREQIDELRMFQQIDQELGATLDLTRVLTLTMDWALRRTGAAAGMYCTLTTDGSGLIPEVTLGYPPEALPFSTEHPLPLSKGVAGQAAQTKTIQVVISDAEAVEQRPLLPGGRAEIALPLELRGSLLGILMLHSTTTDSFTPTNVAFLERLAGRAAIALDHARLYREAERQADEMAALFAASRLITASLERDAALANAAQSIATVLRVSSSLILDFRPLVNQLVITAAYRLPTARATDSLPPIGEIIELENIPEYQVVVKNQRPLALTITDGRLSAGLKAFMILRRYKAILLAPLIVVSGAQTINADVIGVIVAGEGRTERVFTPDELQIGEALSSLIASSLRQVKLYADVRELEGIKTQMIKMASHDLRNPLGNVMGYFDLLTRLTRPRLSADEVTFVGYIDRSLQQMKALLEDLLELERIESERGVSWVNVDLAALLDDIILEQSSSALLKKHTLTVKKEPGAFNAFGSKRQIRQAIANLISNAIKYTPDTGVITVRMYAQNKRLIVEVQDNGYGISKERQARLFQSFYRAHEPGTEHITGTGLGLSLVKSVIEQHGGEVGVTSEAGVGSTFTLWLPLAAALRAKSG; this is translated from the coding sequence ATGGGCGCAAGTTTCGGTGACCACGCACAAGGGCAAGACCTGCGGGGGCAAGATTTACGCGAACAAATTGACGAACTGCGCATGTTCCAACAGATCGATCAGGAATTGGGAGCGACGCTTGATCTCACCCGTGTCTTGACCCTGACGATGGATTGGGCGCTGCGCCGGACAGGTGCCGCCGCTGGCATGTATTGCACCCTGACCACCGATGGCAGCGGCTTGATCCCCGAAGTAACGCTTGGCTACCCCCCAGAAGCGCTCCCTTTTAGCACCGAACACCCCCTTCCCTTAAGCAAAGGTGTGGCAGGACAAGCCGCGCAGACGAAAACCATTCAAGTGGTGATCTCTGATGCAGAAGCAGTCGAACAGCGCCCCTTACTCCCCGGTGGACGGGCGGAAATTGCCCTTCCGTTGGAACTGCGCGGGAGTTTGCTTGGCATTTTGATGCTCCACAGTACAACGACAGACAGCTTTACGCCGACGAATGTCGCCTTCCTAGAGCGCCTTGCCGGGCGGGCAGCCATCGCCCTTGATCATGCCCGTCTTTACCGCGAGGCAGAACGCCAAGCCGACGAAATGGCGGCACTTTTCGCCGCCAGCCGTCTGATCACCGCCAGCTTGGAACGCGATGCGGCATTGGCAAACGCGGCGCAATCGATTGCCACCGTCTTGCGCGTTTCCAGCAGCCTGATCTTAGATTTTCGCCCCCTTGTCAACCAACTGGTGATCACTGCCGCCTACCGCCTCCCCACTGCACGGGCAACCGATTCCCTCCCACCCATTGGGGAAATTATTGAGTTAGAGAACATTCCCGAATATCAGGTGGTGGTTAAAAACCAACGTCCACTGGCATTGACGATTACCGATGGACGCCTTTCCGCCGGGTTGAAGGCGTTCATGATTCTGCGTCGCTATAAGGCGATCCTCCTTGCCCCTTTGATCGTCGTCAGTGGGGCGCAGACGATCAATGCTGATGTGATCGGGGTGATTGTTGCCGGAGAGGGGCGAACAGAGCGCGTTTTCACCCCCGACGAACTCCAAATTGGCGAGGCGCTTAGCAGCCTGATCGCCTCCTCACTGCGCCAAGTTAAGCTCTATGCCGATGTGCGCGAGTTGGAAGGGATTAAGACGCAGATGATCAAGATGGCGTCACACGACCTTCGCAACCCGCTGGGGAATGTCATGGGCTACTTCGATCTCCTCACACGGCTGACCAGACCGCGCCTAAGCGCCGACGAAGTGACCTTTGTTGGCTACATTGACCGATCCTTACAACAGATGAAAGCCCTTTTGGAAGATTTGCTGGAACTGGAACGCATCGAGAGCGAACGCGGTGTATCGTGGGTAAACGTTGATCTTGCCGCCCTGCTAGACGACATCATCCTAGAGCAGAGCAGCAGCGCCCTACTGAAAAAGCACACCCTCACCGTAAAAAAAGAACCCGGTGCGTTCAACGCCTTTGGCAGCAAGCGCCAAATTCGCCAAGCGATTGCCAACCTGATCAGCAATGCCATTAAATACACCCCCGATACTGGGGTGATCACCGTCCGCATGTACGCCCAAAACAAGCGGCTGATTGTCGAAGTTCAAGACAACGGCTATGGCATCAGCAAAGAACGGCAGGCGCGGCTTTTCCAAAGTTTCTACCGCGCCCACGAACCGGGGACAGAACACATCACAGGGACGGGCTTGGGCTTGAGCCTAGTCAAGAGCGTCATTGAACAGCACGGCGGGGAAGTGGGTGTCACCAGCGAGGCGGGTGTAGGCAGCACCTTTACCCTGTGGCTGCCCTTGGCTGCTGCGCTGCGGGCAAAGAGCGGCTAA
- a CDS encoding glutaminyl-peptide cyclotransferase codes for MHRRFLILVCMVVLLTGCEALNNLAKRAVPPQRLITRILNTYSHDSTSYTQGLLLYNGLFYESGGQYRESTLRLVQPETGEVLKRLDLPPDYFAEGLALVGDRLIQITWREGKAFAYDRETFNLVETFAYEGEGWGLCYDGESLYMSDGSPYLVARDPTTFAELRRVLVVSDGRPVMRLNELECVGDSVYANIWFEDRIIQINKKSGAVTAEIDASGLLSPPERAMMDGGAVLNGIAYNPERKTFYITGKYWGKLFEVEFVPR; via the coding sequence ATGCACCGCCGTTTTCTAATTCTCGTTTGTATGGTTGTCCTACTCACGGGCTGCGAGGCGTTGAATAATCTGGCGAAACGGGCAGTCCCCCCACAGCGCCTCATCACACGCATCCTAAATACCTACTCACACGATTCCACCAGTTACACACAAGGCTTGCTGCTTTACAACGGATTGTTTTATGAGAGCGGCGGACAGTATCGAGAGTCCACGCTCCGGCTGGTTCAGCCAGAAACAGGGGAGGTATTGAAGCGGCTCGATTTGCCCCCGGACTATTTTGCGGAGGGGTTAGCGCTTGTTGGGGATCGGCTGATTCAAATCACATGGCGCGAGGGTAAGGCATTTGCCTATGATCGGGAGACGTTCAATCTGGTAGAGACATTTGCTTACGAGGGCGAGGGGTGGGGGTTGTGTTACGATGGCGAATCCCTTTACATGAGCGATGGATCGCCCTACCTTGTCGCCCGCGATCCCACCACCTTTGCTGAGCTTCGCCGCGTTTTGGTTGTCAGCGACGGGCGACCCGTGATGCGCCTCAACGAACTGGAATGTGTTGGGGATTCGGTTTATGCCAATATTTGGTTTGAAGACCGCATCATCCAGATCAACAAAAAGAGCGGTGCGGTTACGGCGGAGATCGACGCCTCTGGGCTGCTCTCCCCGCCGGAACGGGCGATGATGGATGGCGGGGCGGTACTGAACGGAATTGCCTATAACCCCGAACGAAAGACGTTTTACATCACCGGAAAATATTGGGGGAAGTTGTTCGAGGTGGAATTCGTCCCTCGTTGA